The genomic stretch TCCTTGGGAGGGACATTCTTTTTCAGCCTCTCAGTCACTTGCAGAATAAAAGTGCTAAacttgcatattaaaaaaaggcattctgCTTCTCTGACTGCTGGTCCTGCAAATATATTTGGAGATCTTGCTGccaataaaagcttttcttcctaCATCTCTGGCTGCTGTATTGTTACAGAGTCTGCCTTATGTGGTTTATGATTGTTCCCATTTGTCTTTGATGGAGATACTCATATTCCATCCAAGGAGAAAAGtcagttctgcagctgaaacCTAGGATCCACTCTTAGAACCTTTCCTGGAAGCTGTGATCTCTGTGCCACAGAAATACCAATGAGGGCCACTACTCCCCTGATCCAAACCTGAAGTCAATTCTAACCAAGTCTTGCAGCCTTAATGCTGTAACTGGGACCATGCAGATGGACTGCTGCTCCTATGTAGACAGGCTTCTTTGTGAACCATGTAAGCAAAGCTGTGTGCCTGCCTGCCACCAACTGCAGAACTGGAGCCTTAGCAACCTTTTGTTGGCAAAGTACAGTGAGAACAGAATCCAATATCTGTCAGCTCAGTTGGCTCTGTAGTGCAGGTATTACTCTGAACACAGCTGCGGAGCCAATTTTTTGCTGAGTAAGAAGGTGCCATATTTGCATAGCACTTTTCCTGAGGTTGTTCCTTAGAAATCCCTCAGTTGTGAGAGTGACTTGGCCACAAAGGTTTCTTTTTTGATAACTGGTTCTCCAAGTTTTGGTCTAGATGAAAAGATTTTAGAAGGAGAGCTAGACTCACCTTTGAGCTCTGAGAGCAAAATGAGCAAGATGAAATTAGGAGTAGCTTCCCTTTTCTGGTTGTGGGGCTGCAATCACGCAGACATCAATACCCGGCAGATGTCTGCAATCATGGAGCTGCTGATAACCGGAGAATCAAGGGGATGAATTCCCAAGGCACTTATCAAATATTTGTGCTAGTTCATATCATGTAGTTTCTGTTAGATCAAGCACCTCTCTGAGGGGGAAGGGAATGTGGATGTGCTTCTAATAAGGAACAAATCTGCATTTCTAATTTGATCCCAAAAGATCTCAGCTGAGGTCAAAAAATCTGTAAAGAGTAGTGAAAAATCAGTGCACCTGCTTTTAAACTAAAATGGGACAAATGAGGACAGGTAGATTGAGCTTTAAAAATAcgtaaaagtaaaaaaaacacaaaaccaaacaacacgcCTTTATAGAGGCAGGAGAATGAACTCTCCCTGGCCCCTGTGGCCCACTAGAGCTGCCTGAGATCACACTCCCAGCTTTCTGAAACACAAGGTCACATCTTCCCACCCGTCCCAGGCATCCCAGGCGTGACCTGCCACCTGTGGGGCACAGCAGGGGTGTCAGGCAGGAAGAGGCATGCTTGCACCCCAGGAAagggcagcagcaccaggtgCATTGCCACTGCGTGCCTCATGAGTTCAGTGAGGCTGAACAGCTTCTGCTGCTTCGCCTGGGGCAAGGCAGCACCGTGCAGCTGACGGCACTGCTGTAATTGAGGCTGCAATAAATTTAGCGTTTGTGACAGATTGACAACCCTGGAGACTGAAATGCTGTAGCTACAGGAAGGATGCAGAGAGTGAAGCGACAGTGGCAGCTCCCTCTTGCTCACGTACAGCCCACATGTGTCTAGGACTTGCATGGCAACTGCTAGCGGCAGGTGAGCCACTggcttctctctgctgctttccagtgAGCTACTGAGGCTGCAGTATAACCAGAGACAGTAAATAGAGATTTGGACTTTCTCAAGTGAAACTAATTCTAAAAAAATCCaagtgggtggggttttttgctgagAGGAAATTTGGCAGTTTGTTACTTACTTTCTTTGAGGTCGTATTTGCACATTCATTTCTGCAACTACCAGCCAGGAAACTTCTCAAAGAAGGTAGAGATCACATGACTCCAGGAGCTGATGTttgaagggaaaaggaaatgcaTTGCGAGACCCAGGTCAGAGAGCAGACTAAGTTTACTGGTGCCGAAACATATATTGCACACAGTCCCCAGGCTTGCTGGATGTCAAAGGCATTCAGTCTGCTCTGATTGGAGGTGAAAATTAAACAAGCCCCAAAACAGACAGGACCTACTCCAAAGCCCATTATGCTTGAGAAAAGGACTCACATTGACTTAACTGGTAGGTCAGGCCTTTCTTAAACAGGGCTGATACTCGGTCAGTTTGAGTTCTATAACTGTAatccttcaaaaaataaaactttcatgaCCTTCAGTGGGAGGTGCATGATATTATCTTCCATTGGCTTAACGATCTTAATCATGTTTATTTAACACACTGTAATGGAGCCTTTCATGCCACTATAATATACTGGATAAATAGGATGTGTTTTCAGAGTTTATTgcttaagaaaatacatttaccAGCTTACATCCCTTATGATTTATGAGAAAATTGAGTATGTACTCAAGTGTATACAATAAGTGTAGCACCTAGTCCTGCACTCTTAGCACTCGGGAAGTGCAGATGAGAGTCCATAGATCAGACTGTTACCAAATTAGGTAGGAAATAACAAGCATTGATAATACATATTTGCACATTAGGTGAATATGTATTTAAACCTGTCAGGCTCTTGTCCACTGTATGATTTTTAACatcaagaaaatataaaacatacAATTTGATTTAGGCTCCAAAAGGATGTGAGGAAGCTTGGAATTTAATACCTAAAACTGGCACTAGGGTCCCTCCTGTCATTCACCTTTTGTCTCCAGCAGTAGTGGATTATCAGCCTCAATTACAAACCTTTTTTTCACCTGTTTGCTTTTGTTAGACACTAGTATTACCTGAACACACATATTTTGTCTTTGGTTtatgtaataaaatttaatagaCTCCACTTATGCTGCAAGTTGGCATGAAGTCATTTGGCACGTTTGATTCAAGAGCTAATAAGCTTTCCTGTTATTGTACATGGTAAATACTGAAATTGATAAAACTCTGTAAGGATCTAGGTTTATAGCCCAATGAAATCTACACTGATTCATATTCCCAAAGGCTGGAATTTTGAAAAAGACATAAAGCCTGGCCCACGCTCAGGTTTCAAACTACCTAAGCTGTTCATGAGGGATAcgattttttttttggaaagtgcTCATGGCTCCACCCTTTCTGTGCATATAGTAAAGCAGTAGGAAGGGTTTCATGCTCAGTAAGGCTGATTCCCTCCCTAGTATGAGGAGTTGGAGTATATGAGCAAGTTCATCCCAGTGTAATTCTGGCCATGTAACAAGCGTTCAGGTGTTTAGGTATGTGGGTCAAAGGAAAGTGGTCAGCAGGTTACCAAGCTGAAGGGTTGAAGCCTGTTCACTTTCGTTCCTGTGATAACACAAAGCACAGAACGGGATCCAAAGACAACTGAAGTCAGACACAGTTTTTCCATTACCTTTAACAAGCTTTGATTTCAGCCCACAAATAATTGACTTCAGCAGGTATACTGAGGCACTATAGCGGCCTTTGGTCTGTCATCATCACTGTACAGAAAAAGCACTTCTATGTGACAAATGGTATTTGTACAGATAGCCTTcttatatctttttttaataggaaataattttactATAGCTTCCATGTGAAAAGATGTATACCATCTAATCTTTTTAACAATCCCATTTGAACAGTTTAAAAGGAGCACTCATTTTGCTCTCAGTTTATACTTCCTCCTGTATTTTAAAGGACTGCTGGAATCAACATGACTCTTCGagttttctgttacattttcatTCCAACTTCGTTCACTGTCAGTATAGCCACGAATACAGTCACTGGTATTGAAGAACCAGTAGAGGGAGCACAAAACTCTTACCTTCTATTTCTCTCTTACATAAACATTGGCTACTGTTTTGAGTTTTCTTGATTTTCTCTGTAACAGGAAGAATTTTTGAAAAAGGTGATGTGCAGCTCAAATAATGTATCTGTGGAAATCTTTAGCATGCTGCATTCCCATGCTATGAAGTACCTGCCTGTTTCCACCACTCTATTTCCCCTTCTGCTTTCCCCCTGCAAATGTTCAGTTTTCTTAAGAGGATTTCCAAGCCAGGACATACATCATTCCTTCAGAGATTACAATACATCGTTAGATTGTCACACTAAATCATAAGGCTTGCTCACTGCAAACAAAGATAGTTCCCATGCAGCACCAGGGCTGTAAAGGgttaattttaaagattaatgtcttgcaaaaagaggaaaaaagtagaTGTCAGGAAGAAACATGTATGTTCCACATGCATGCTTTACACTTTGCTTTGTGAAACATGCCTATCTTAAAACAGTCTGCTAAAGTGAGTTAAAGGAAACCAAGCAAATTCAAACCCAGATTAAAAATGTGTCAGTCACAGTCATACATTTTGAAGCTCAATGCACCCATTTTGTGTATTAAAGTTTTTATTCCTTAGTAAGaattttttaaatcacaaaataGTGTGGAAATATTTAGATAATAGAATTCATGGACTGCTGGAAAATACTGAATATAAAGATTGATTTCTAATATATCACATACTAAACTGTTCTAAAACAGCTGGTTTCTTGcagacaggatttatttttttaataatttaagacAGCATAAGCTTGTATCAAGCATAAGCATTGTAACAAAAGTGCAACTTTTTCAGCAAATCCTCCCAAAAGATATTTAACTCAAAATATCATTACACATATTTTCTTCCTACAAAAATAGCATGTCAGACATCATTAACTGAATGTATTAACAACTATTTACATATAGCCACTCTGTAtagtaagatttttcttttttaacgtTGTTTAAACACAGCGTTTGAGGCAAACagtagcaacagcagcagcagatgcaccGGACTGACAGACACCGGATAGGTACTCGCTTGCTCACTTGCTCCTCGCCAGGCTGTTGTGTCTCACCTCTTACATAACATTCAAGTGAGATTTCTCACAGTGCTACCTTGGCAACAAACTAAAAATATCTAGGCAAGGTCTTGGTTTAAGCCTTATTAGAAAAGCTTTATCTGTGTGATTATCTGGCGTCTGGGTTTGTCTTCAGAAAGGGAAATCGTGCTGTTTGAGCATGGATGAGGGAGAACCCGTATGGGAAATTTACCTCAACCAGTCTAATCGTTTCTGACTGCACAGTGAGGTGTTAACCTACAGCCTCCAGTTTGTGTCATTCGGGATTGAGGATAAAAGTGGGTTCAGGCTGAAGAGTTGCTCTGTGTTTtcttgggggagggagggggggtggcgTTGTTTTTGTAGTTCAGTGCAGAAACATTCATTTTATACAGCAAGGTTTGGGGAAAAATCTCTTGGGAACATATGGAATTAAATAAAGACAGGATGAGAACAAATGCACTTGCCACACCTGTATACCTTAGccggaaaaaaacaaaacaaaaacaaaaacaaacccacaaggTTACATAATGGGTGTGATCCTCCTTCCCTTGCACATCCCAAACTCGCTGGAGCCAGCAGCACAACCGGGTGCTCAAGGCACTGCTGGTTTGGGCTCAGGGTGCACCCCTCCACACTCCAGTCCTCAGTAAAGTGCTAGCACAGGTGCCGGGGTCTGCCCCCCTTGCCCCGCCTCACCCCCCGAACCCACCTGGGTCTTCTGGACAACAAGTGCAAGTTCCTAAGCGGGCCTTAGGGACACTATAAACCCATTCCGAATAAGGTGCAACATTTAAGTTACcctatagagaaaaaaaaaagtatccttaCTATttgtccttccttttttttttttttttcccccttaacatatttatgaatttataaagctcaacattaaaaaaatactgagtaaCAAATTTTATCCTTGACGGTCCTctgcgggggcagcgccgggtcCAGCCGCCGCggcagcggggcgcggggctcccCCGGGCCGAGCCCCGGCACCCCTCAGCCGCCAGCTCCCGGCGCCGCCCTTCCCTCCGTAGGAAACCGGGGCCGCAGGTGCCGGCCCGACGGCCCTTCCTCgctccccggcgcggcggcccggcccgggcgggggTACGGTGGGGAGCCCGGGGGCGGGTCCCGGCCGGCGGCGGCTCACGGGCCCTCGGCGCCGGGCTCGTCGGCACCTGCGGTCTCGGCCTCCTCGCCGGGCTCGGCGGCCAGCCCGGCGGCGGCAGGGAAAGGGTGCGGAAGGTGGGGCGCTGGGGGCagcccggcggcagcggccgccTTCTCGGCGGGGCCGAGCACggaggagaggcaggggaaggaggcggcggcagcggcggccgcctGGGCCGGGATGCCCGGGTAGAGGAGCGGGATGGGGGCGGCGGGGTAGAGATACTTCTCCAGGCTGCCTTTATCCAGGAAGGGCTGCATGTAGGCAGCGGCGGCAGAGGGGGAGATGAAGTAGAAGGGCAGGCAGAAAGGGGCCGCCGCCGGCTGTCCGAAGGGGGCCCCACCGCCGCCCGCCCCCAGGGCCATCAGCGAGCCCAGCAGGGCGGCGTCGGGTCTCaacagcgccgccgccgcctcggcgccCCGCGCCGCCAGCCCCGGCGGGCCAGGCAGAGGGCTGCCGCCGCGGTCCAGCTTCGGCCGCTTGGGCGCGGGCGCCTCGTCCCCCGACGGCTCCTCCTTGATGGCCAGGGCGGGCAGCGCCGCCACCGCCGCGGGGCCTCGCTCGGGTCGTGCCTCGCCGTCCCCGCCGTAGCCGCTGTCCGTGTCCGTGTCGGTCTCAGCGCTGAGCTCGGCGGCTTGAGTCCGCTGGATGACGGGCACGCAGTTAGCCTGGCCCTCCGGCTTGTGGCTCGGCGCgcagggcggggcgggcggggaggaaGATCCCTTGCTGAGGGTGCCCGGCGGcggggagaggagctgggggccGGGGAGGAACTGCGAGGAGATGGAGTGCAGGTGGCCGAGGAGCTGGGCACATCGCTGTTCGCGGGGCGTCCAGCTTTCGAAGCGGGAGAGGTACTGCAGCACTTCCTTGGCGCACGTCTGAAAGCCCGAGTGGAAGGCGTCCAGGTCGGCCTGCACGGGAGACTTCATGGACCGGTCCCCTGAGGGGGAGACCGAGAGAGGACAGCGTTTGCCCGCGGCTCCGGTGTGGGCTGCCCTGCTCCATGCCttccccgccccgctcccggtacgtccccgcggcggcgccccccgGGGCTCGCTTACCGTTCT from Athene noctua chromosome 3, bAthNoc1.hap1.1, whole genome shotgun sequence encodes the following:
- the BHLHE41 gene encoding class E basic helix-loop-helix protein 41 — translated: MDEGISRLPERQLLEHRDFIGLDYPSLYMCKPKRGVKRDESKETYKLPHRLIEKKRRDRINECIAQLKDLLPEHLKLTTLGHLEKAVVLELTLKHLKALTALTEQQHQKIIALQNGDRSMKSPVQADLDAFHSGFQTCAKEVLQYLSRFESWTPREQRCAQLLGHLHSISSQFLPGPQLLSPPPGTLSKGSSSPPAPPCAPSHKPEGQANCVPVIQRTQAAELSAETDTDTDSGYGGDGEARPERGPAAVAALPALAIKEEPSGDEAPAPKRPKLDRGGSPLPGPPGLAARGAEAAAALLRPDAALLGSLMALGAGGGGAPFGQPAAAPFCLPFYFISPSAAAAYMQPFLDKGSLEKYLYPAAPIPLLYPGIPAQAAAAAAASFPCLSSVLGPAEKAAAAAGLPPAPHLPHPFPAAAGLAAEPGEEAETAGADEPGAEGP